The Geotalea uraniireducens Rf4 genome window below encodes:
- a CDS encoding SDR family NAD(P)-dependent oxidoreductase, whose protein sequence is MNVLVTGGAGFIGTNLTRKLLTENCHVTILDNFSEQIHGTSKILPPDIAGSVNLIVGDVRDPEVVARALQGQDVLVHLAAETGTGQSMYEVVRYEDVNLKGTAVIFDYLVNNKNHSIHKIVVASSRAVYGEGKYSCTSHGVVYPSKRKTSDLKAGLYDPLCPVCNATCSMLPTDEEARFSPSSFYGITKQIQEQMTLLFAESMGLSAYALRYQNVYGPGQSLKNPYTGILAIFSNLARAGQPIYIFEDGQESRDFVYIDDVVEATWRSISHTTPNTIAALNVGSGEKTTVLEVVEKIVSYFGSSSKINVNGAFRDGDIRHNLADITRIREKLGYEPRTLFAEGINKFLAWAETQQLESDKYEASLNEMKSKGLLHG, encoded by the coding sequence ATGAATGTTTTAGTAACAGGTGGGGCAGGTTTTATCGGTACCAATCTGACTCGTAAGCTTCTGACAGAGAATTGCCATGTCACCATTCTGGATAACTTCAGCGAACAAATTCATGGCACATCTAAAATATTACCGCCAGACATAGCTGGGAGTGTAAATCTGATTGTTGGCGATGTCAGGGATCCAGAAGTAGTCGCACGTGCGCTCCAAGGGCAAGATGTGTTGGTGCATCTTGCCGCAGAAACCGGCACCGGACAATCGATGTATGAGGTTGTAAGGTATGAAGACGTCAACCTTAAAGGTACCGCTGTAATATTCGATTATCTTGTTAATAATAAGAACCACAGCATACATAAAATTGTTGTTGCATCCTCAAGAGCGGTATATGGCGAGGGCAAATATTCTTGTACTTCTCATGGTGTGGTCTATCCATCCAAAAGAAAGACGAGTGATCTCAAAGCTGGCTTGTATGATCCGCTCTGTCCCGTCTGTAATGCCACGTGTTCGATGCTGCCTACGGACGAAGAAGCAAGATTCAGCCCGTCCTCTTTTTACGGCATTACGAAACAGATACAAGAGCAAATGACATTACTTTTTGCAGAAAGCATGGGACTGTCTGCTTATGCCCTGCGTTATCAAAATGTTTATGGTCCTGGCCAATCTTTGAAAAACCCATACACTGGCATACTGGCAATATTTTCTAATTTAGCTCGTGCTGGTCAGCCGATTTATATATTTGAGGACGGGCAGGAAAGCCGGGACTTCGTCTATATAGATGACGTGGTCGAGGCGACATGGCGCAGTATCAGTCATACTACTCCAAATACGATCGCTGCCCTAAATGTTGGCAGCGGTGAGAAAACAACGGTTCTTGAAGTTGTTGAAAAAATAGTATCCTACTTTGGTAGCTCATCAAAAATCAATGTAAATGGTGCGTTCCGGGACGGTGACATACGACATAACCTAGCAGATATTACTAGAATCAGAGAGAAACTTGGATATGAGCCAAGGACATTATTTGCTGAAGGCATCAATAAATTCCTAGCATGGGCTGAAACGCAACAGCTGGAATCAGACAAATATGAAGCATCGCTGAATGAGATGAAGTCGAAGGGATTGCTTCATGGTTGA
- a CDS encoding O-antigen translocase produces MNLFKTSVLNGIAVAIKLVTALGLNKLLAVYVGPAGYAVIGQFQNAIGMITTFASAGINTGVTKYTAEYFDDDERQRSVWRTAVIIVAIGSLFAALGIAIFHRSLALLFLKNEAYGSVFLWFAATLTLFVFNALLLAILNGKKDIRRYVIVNITGSLVSLVVTGFLARVWSLYGALVALATNQSIVFIVTFAMCLKTDWFRLQNLIGNFDRSIARNLAKFVLMALTTAAVGPTSQIIVRNHIATTLGWTTAGHWQAVTKISEMYLLLVTSTLGIYYLPRLSEIRDNRELKQEIIQGYKLILPLAVLGAGTIYLLRDWIVLTLFSPDFSPMKGLFAWQLAGDVVKIGSWLLAYVMLGRTMVRTFIITEVLFTVTWIGMVYYLTDIYGVQGVLMAYFSNYVLYWMVMFILVWRQCR; encoded by the coding sequence TTGAATCTTTTTAAAACAAGCGTTCTCAACGGTATTGCTGTTGCCATCAAACTTGTCACTGCATTGGGTCTAAACAAACTTTTGGCAGTATATGTTGGTCCTGCAGGTTATGCGGTTATTGGTCAGTTCCAAAATGCTATTGGCATGATTACAACATTTGCCAGTGCAGGAATAAATACCGGCGTAACGAAATATACCGCTGAATATTTTGATGATGATGAACGCCAGCGTTCCGTTTGGCGTACAGCTGTAATTATTGTTGCTATCGGTTCATTGTTTGCTGCATTAGGTATTGCAATATTTCACCGTTCACTTGCACTGCTTTTTCTAAAAAATGAAGCTTACGGTTCTGTATTTCTCTGGTTTGCTGCAACATTAACGCTCTTTGTATTTAATGCACTTTTATTGGCTATCTTAAACGGCAAGAAAGACATTCGCCGTTATGTAATAGTAAATATTACCGGGAGCTTGGTTTCACTTGTTGTAACGGGTTTTTTAGCTCGTGTCTGGAGCTTGTACGGGGCGCTGGTCGCTTTAGCCACCAATCAATCAATTGTTTTTATTGTAACATTTGCTATGTGTCTGAAGACTGATTGGTTTCGACTCCAAAACCTCATTGGGAACTTTGATCGTTCGATTGCACGCAATTTAGCGAAATTTGTTTTGATGGCTCTAACGACAGCTGCTGTCGGTCCAACAAGCCAGATAATTGTTCGTAATCACATCGCTACAACTTTGGGCTGGACTACTGCGGGGCACTGGCAGGCGGTAACGAAGATAAGTGAGATGTATCTATTGTTGGTTACCTCGACACTGGGCATTTATTACCTTCCACGACTTTCTGAAATTCGTGACAATAGGGAGTTAAAGCAGGAAATTATACAAGGCTACAAATTAATATTACCACTTGCTGTACTGGGTGCTGGGACTATTTACCTGCTTCGTGACTGGATTGTTCTAACACTGTTTTCTCCTGATTTTTCTCCTATGAAAGGTTTGTTTGCCTGGCAATTGGCAGGCGACGTTGTTAAGATCGGAAGTTGGTTGTTAGCGTATGTAATGCTAGGCCGCACTATGGTAAGAACATTTATTATTACAGAGGTATTGTTTACAGTTACGTGGATTGGTATGGTTTATTATTTGACTGATATATATGGGGTACAAGGTGTCTTAATGGCCTATTTTTCAAACTATGTGCTTTATTGGATGGTAATGTTTATTCTGGTATGGAGACAATGTAGGTGA
- a CDS encoding glycosyltransferase family 4 protein: MKKVLFLSSRLPFPICGGRESMLVQYLQYYSDGGAEIYFFAMERGGREKSDAAESLKKMVAGIKEIHLLPLPGIAASLYNVILHSLLLSRKSIQESFFFSGDLQRRVLCEAQRIEPDIIFCDMLRTAQYFEGCPKVDARRIFGMDDILSDRYRSFLDNPEINILGNFVAKVPRFLDVVANTLLRKAILKTEAERIRNREIECIRSYDHTIVISPTEAKEMRARSGRSTVSHIYPAVQLAKTGEDAGATSFPSLSFMGLLNIPHNEKGLCYFLDKVFPIVVSKVPDVRFLIIGGNATTAVKELASRMPRNVELLGYVEDFVATISSTAVFVNPVYFGTGIKTKVVEVMNIGVPVVTTPVGAEGLHVTHGRELLIGKSDSEFVENIITLLRNRELRRSVSIHAKEYIRKYHDRDVVSQQFMEIVSGFSA; this comes from the coding sequence ATGAAGAAAGTTCTGTTTCTCAGTTCCCGTCTTCCTTTCCCGATCTGTGGTGGAAGAGAAAGCATGCTAGTCCAGTACCTTCAATACTACTCCGATGGGGGGGCGGAAATATATTTTTTCGCTATGGAGCGAGGGGGCAGGGAAAAGTCCGACGCAGCGGAATCTCTGAAGAAAATGGTGGCGGGAATCAAGGAGATCCACCTTCTTCCACTCCCTGGGATTGCTGCATCGCTGTACAACGTCATACTACATTCTCTCCTACTGTCGCGAAAGAGCATCCAGGAGTCATTCTTTTTCAGTGGAGATCTACAGCGGAGGGTCCTTTGCGAGGCGCAGAGAATCGAGCCTGACATCATTTTCTGTGACATGCTTCGGACGGCCCAGTACTTCGAGGGATGTCCTAAGGTGGACGCGCGGCGGATATTCGGGATGGACGATATCCTGTCCGACCGCTACCGCAGTTTTCTGGATAACCCTGAGATCAATATCCTCGGAAATTTCGTGGCAAAAGTGCCGCGGTTCCTGGATGTCGTCGCCAATACGCTGCTGCGGAAAGCTATCCTGAAGACGGAGGCAGAGCGAATACGGAATAGGGAAATCGAGTGTATTCGCAGTTACGACCACACTATTGTGATCTCCCCGACTGAGGCGAAGGAAATGCGCGCCCGATCAGGGCGCTCGACTGTTTCCCACATTTATCCTGCCGTTCAGCTAGCGAAGACCGGTGAGGATGCAGGGGCGACATCTTTCCCGAGTCTCAGCTTCATGGGGCTGCTGAACATACCGCACAACGAGAAGGGGCTATGCTATTTTCTGGACAAGGTGTTTCCCATCGTCGTGTCTAAGGTGCCCGACGTACGCTTCTTGATCATCGGGGGTAACGCAACAACTGCGGTGAAGGAGCTTGCATCGCGGATGCCCCGCAACGTGGAACTCCTCGGGTACGTTGAGGATTTTGTTGCTACGATTTCAAGCACAGCTGTCTTCGTGAATCCAGTATATTTTGGTACAGGGATCAAAACAAAGGTTGTGGAGGTTATGAATATAGGTGTTCCTGTTGTTACAACACCTGTCGGTGCGGAAGGATTGCACGTCACGCATGGACGTGAACTTTTAATTGGAAAATCGGATTCAGAATTTGTAGAGAATATTATCACGCTTCTACGCAACAGAGAGCTTCGACGTTCCGTTTCCATCCATGCAAAGGAGTATATTCGGAAGTACCACGACAGAGACGTAGTGAGTCAACAGTTCATGGAGATTGTTAGTGGATTTTCAGCCTGA
- a CDS encoding O-antigen polymerase codes for MNQAQGSWYLNVLASLSVLPMMILMIRYIDRNYVFVIIAVVVLFCMLFYINKTASRTEYAVLLLSIFFYYISIGRLRLRIINVILFGFIIINVLFFANLARAGLSLNLSTLDRQYSLLVPLLSLLTDLNPVDCGIMLLHNRYQFDWLLFKYILLTPIAIVPRALLPFKPDTGIEAIITTKLFGEGFYNNSTQTFTIPVMGYMNAGYVGVIVIAILFSLLTSILYKGMLSDNKYIKIFSIYYLMVLLSLYRTSFETAVVAFMTIALLFVLMHLICYPLKRIRIRL; via the coding sequence ATGAACCAGGCGCAAGGTAGCTGGTATTTGAATGTTCTTGCTAGTTTATCAGTATTGCCAATGATGATACTGATGATAAGATATATCGATAGAAATTATGTATTTGTAATTATAGCAGTAGTTGTTTTGTTTTGTATGCTCTTTTATATAAATAAAACAGCCAGTAGGACTGAATACGCTGTATTGCTGCTGTCGATCTTTTTTTATTACATTTCTATTGGTCGGCTGAGATTACGAATTATAAATGTTATTTTATTTGGTTTCATAATCATAAATGTACTATTTTTTGCAAATCTAGCTAGGGCTGGATTATCACTAAATCTTTCTACATTGGATCGGCAATATTCACTTCTTGTTCCATTATTGTCATTACTCACAGACCTTAATCCGGTAGACTGCGGGATTATGCTTTTGCACAATAGGTATCAGTTCGACTGGTTATTGTTTAAATATATATTATTAACACCTATTGCCATAGTGCCTCGCGCTTTATTACCGTTCAAACCTGACACAGGTATTGAAGCTATTATTACTACCAAGCTATTTGGTGAAGGGTTTTATAATAATTCTACGCAAACATTTACTATTCCAGTAATGGGTTATATGAACGCAGGATATGTAGGCGTTATTGTGATTGCAATCTTATTTAGTTTATTAACATCAATATTATATAAAGGTATGCTTTCAGATAACAAATATATAAAAATATTTTCTATATATTACTTGATGGTACTGCTTTCACTATATCGAACGAGTTTTGAAACTGCAGTAGTCGCTTTTATGACAATTGCTCTATTATTTGTTCTAATGCATCTGATTTGTTATCCACTCAAAAGAATAAGGATAAGACTTTAA
- a CDS encoding DegT/DnrJ/EryC1/StrS family aminotransferase — MKVPFLDLKAQYLELQDEFDAAYRRVMDSGWYILGKELEAFEAEFAVYCQVKHCIGVGNGLDALHLILRASGIGPGDEVIVPTNTYIATWLAVTYSGATPVPVEPDEQTYNINPSRIESAITECTKAIMPVHLYGQPADMDRINEIAVRHGLKVFEDSAQAHGAKYKGRRTGGLGDAAGFSFYPGKNLGAFGDGGAVTTNDDDLAEIIRILRNYGSQIKYHNEVMGFNSRLDELHAAMLRVKLAKLDEWNERRKQVAALYFDQLTSNTNLVLPCVPDWADPVWHLFVVRSKKRGELQKQLTDARIGTMIHYPIPPHLQEAYSELGYGKGSFPISEKVHNEVLSLPMGPSMSPSQVSMVTETVRRLV; from the coding sequence TTGAAAGTTCCTTTTCTCGATTTGAAAGCACAGTATCTCGAACTCCAAGACGAATTTGATGCTGCCTACCGCCGGGTGATGGATTCAGGCTGGTACATCCTCGGCAAAGAACTTGAAGCGTTTGAGGCTGAATTTGCCGTTTATTGCCAGGTAAAGCACTGCATAGGCGTGGGGAACGGTCTTGATGCACTGCACCTTATTCTGCGCGCATCCGGCATCGGGCCTGGCGATGAGGTTATCGTTCCCACCAATACCTATATCGCGACATGGCTTGCCGTCACCTATTCAGGAGCAACGCCTGTGCCCGTCGAGCCAGACGAGCAAACCTACAATATTAACCCATCCCGCATTGAAAGCGCCATTACCGAATGCACCAAAGCCATCATGCCGGTACATCTCTACGGACAACCTGCAGACATGGACAGAATCAACGAAATTGCAGTTCGCCATGGCCTCAAAGTTTTTGAAGATTCAGCCCAAGCCCACGGGGCGAAGTACAAAGGCCGGAGAACCGGTGGTTTAGGGGATGCAGCCGGTTTCAGCTTTTATCCAGGAAAGAACCTCGGTGCCTTTGGTGATGGGGGCGCCGTAACGACCAACGACGATGACCTAGCAGAAATAATAAGGATTCTGAGGAATTATGGTTCACAGATCAAGTATCACAATGAAGTGATGGGATTCAATTCCCGTCTCGACGAGTTACATGCGGCAATGCTGCGGGTAAAACTGGCAAAGCTGGATGAGTGGAATGAACGGCGCAAGCAGGTAGCAGCACTGTATTTTGACCAATTAACATCAAATACGAACCTTGTTCTTCCGTGTGTTCCGGACTGGGCCGATCCTGTGTGGCACCTGTTTGTCGTCAGATCAAAAAAACGTGGTGAGCTGCAAAAGCAGTTAACTGATGCTAGGATTGGAACCATGATTCACTACCCTATACCGCCTCATTTGCAAGAGGCATATTCGGAACTTGGTTATGGGAAAGGGAGTTTTCCTATTTCTGAGAAAGTACATAACGAAGTTTTGAGTCTGCCGATGGGACCTTCTATGTCACCCTCTCAAGTGTCGATGGTTACCGAAACAGTACGCCGGTTGGTTTAG
- a CDS encoding glycosyltransferase family 2 protein — MINYSQISESIHKPLVSILIPAYNHDKYVMQCLESIYNCDYENIELIIIDDGSRDNTYIVAKEWAGKHSGRFARIVCEKQQNAGICKTLNRLVSIAKGDYLTTIASDDEFLVNGISGPLQFLLSNNADVVISDSELIDEDSKQVANSAFKFFGKNPITLTNKYILTMDMLFNWEAPYQRFIIRKSIFHELGGFNDNLLFEDRDFILRCLFNAKLYVYPNATWRYRVRINNRLTPGLSFESMKIAMMHSNQNNIKHACGINKLFMWSIVNSESVKNSLIDKLIAKIIRKLLKIIAVSLVK; from the coding sequence GTGATTAATTATTCCCAGATAAGTGAATCTATACATAAACCACTCGTATCAATTCTTATACCTGCTTATAATCATGATAAATACGTAATGCAATGTTTAGAAAGCATCTATAACTGTGATTACGAAAATATCGAGTTAATAATTATCGATGATGGATCACGTGATAATACGTATATCGTAGCTAAAGAATGGGCAGGTAAGCATTCTGGGCGATTTGCTAGGATTGTCTGCGAAAAACAACAAAATGCAGGAATTTGCAAAACTCTGAATAGACTGGTTTCAATTGCAAAAGGTGATTACCTTACAACGATTGCAAGTGACGATGAGTTTCTCGTGAACGGCATATCAGGTCCATTGCAATTCTTGTTATCAAATAATGCAGATGTTGTCATATCAGATTCTGAATTGATTGATGAAGACAGCAAACAAGTCGCTAATAGTGCATTCAAATTTTTTGGCAAAAATCCCATTACGCTGACAAATAAATATATTTTAACTATGGACATGTTGTTCAACTGGGAGGCGCCGTATCAAAGATTTATTATAAGAAAATCAATATTTCACGAGTTGGGCGGTTTTAATGACAATCTTTTATTCGAAGATCGCGATTTTATATTAAGATGCTTATTTAATGCCAAGTTATATGTTTACCCAAACGCTACTTGGCGTTATCGAGTTCGCATAAATAACAGACTTACACCTGGTTTATCGTTTGAAAGCATGAAAATAGCTATGATGCACTCAAACCAAAATAATATTAAACATGCTTGTGGGATAAATAAACTATTTATGTGGTCTATTGTTAATTCCGAGTCAGTCAAAAACAGTTTAATTGATAAATTAATCGCAAAAATAATTAGGAAATTGCTTAAAATCATAGCGGTTTCACTAGTGAAATAG
- a CDS encoding glycosyltransferase — MQILVLTHRLPYPPIDGGKIVLFNFLKQFSSKGCNVLLQSIIPEEESNCETSELASLVNSFKFISKDVKNKKYRLALNTLFSNLPYNMAKYIYPDMLESILQALTQSSIDLVHVEHLHMAHYGVQIKKHFPHIPVVLRQHNAEHTILTRYADSLRNPLLKHVMEIQAQRLKEYEKRTIGIFDRILAITEEDRHRFIDLDPSVEERVHVAPAGVDISTISTVQREPSATDIVSIAAMDWIPNQQGIVWFLEEVLPLVLKESPKTKFYIIGKNTPEWLQRYRSETVQVLGFVDDPLPYLRKSRVAVVPLHVGGGMRVKILNYFAWGIPVVSTPVGAEGIFVKDGTDILIGGDPLSFARCVLTVLRDDEVSARLVAGGRELVESKYSWEKIVGNVLSGYENLVRRWR, encoded by the coding sequence ATGCAAATACTCGTGCTAACACATAGACTACCTTATCCGCCTATTGACGGAGGTAAAATTGTTCTATTTAACTTCTTAAAGCAATTTAGCTCTAAGGGTTGCAATGTTTTGTTGCAGTCAATTATTCCAGAAGAAGAATCGAATTGCGAAACATCTGAACTTGCTTCTTTAGTTAATTCCTTTAAGTTTATTTCAAAGGACGTTAAAAACAAGAAGTATCGCTTAGCACTGAATACTTTATTTTCTAATTTGCCGTATAACATGGCAAAGTACATTTATCCCGATATGCTGGAGTCCATTCTTCAGGCTTTAACTCAAAGCAGTATTGATCTTGTGCATGTAGAGCATCTACACATGGCGCATTACGGGGTTCAGATCAAGAAGCACTTTCCTCATATTCCGGTAGTGCTGAGGCAGCACAATGCGGAGCACACGATTCTCACGCGCTACGCCGACAGCCTGCGGAACCCCCTGTTGAAGCACGTAATGGAGATTCAGGCACAAAGGCTGAAGGAGTACGAAAAGCGTACGATAGGTATTTTCGATAGGATTCTGGCGATCACCGAGGAGGACAGGCATCGTTTTATCGATCTCGATCCGTCTGTTGAAGAGCGAGTTCATGTCGCACCCGCGGGAGTTGACATTTCCACTATTTCCACAGTCCAACGAGAACCAAGTGCGACGGACATCGTTTCCATCGCAGCGATGGATTGGATTCCCAACCAACAAGGGATTGTTTGGTTTCTGGAGGAGGTATTGCCGCTGGTTCTTAAGGAGTCCCCGAAGACAAAGTTTTACATCATCGGCAAGAATACGCCGGAATGGCTGCAGCGATACCGTTCGGAAACCGTTCAGGTGCTAGGCTTCGTCGACGATCCACTCCCTTACCTACGGAAATCGCGTGTTGCCGTTGTTCCCCTTCACGTCGGCGGAGGAATGAGGGTGAAGATTCTGAACTACTTTGCCTGGGGAATACCCGTCGTATCAACCCCTGTCGGGGCGGAGGGTATTTTCGTCAAGGATGGCACCGACATCCTTATAGGAGGAGACCCACTCTCCTTTGCCCGTTGCGTACTCACTGTCCTTCGCGACGATGAGGTTTCGGCACGGCTCGTAGCGGGGGGGAGAGAGCTTGTCGAGAGTAAGTACAGCTGGGAAAAAATTGTTGGAAACGTGCTCTCGGGATACGAAAACCTCGTCCGGAGGTGGAGATGA
- a CDS encoding glycosyltransferase family 2 protein, giving the protein MVERPSKVGVVTVTYNSGDVIEDFMESMLSQSYEIFILYIVDNASTDDTLGRLKNYDDSRIVILPNNTNVGVAAGNNQGIEKAVSNECGHILLINNDVEFEQSMLEKLMDSMSKCNCDVIVPKMIYHDNKSLIWFAGGYFSKWKGYSNYHIGMNEHDNGQYDYQKQIQYAPTCCMLIKKCVFDIVGIMDEKYFVYFDDTDFCYRLYKHNISMYYYPHIDFYHKVSSLTGGLESHFTIRHMIRNKVYYLLKQNNVLKYIYCVLFYIKTITCFVFSKRFKKNYDVFKLINLSFVEGFYL; this is encoded by the coding sequence ATGGTTGAAAGACCTTCTAAAGTTGGTGTCGTCACAGTCACCTATAATAGCGGTGATGTAATTGAAGATTTCATGGAGTCTATGCTTTCGCAATCGTATGAAATCTTCATTCTCTACATTGTTGATAATGCGTCAACTGATGACACTTTAGGTCGGCTCAAAAACTATGATGATTCTCGTATAGTTATTTTACCCAACAATACAAATGTAGGTGTTGCAGCAGGTAATAATCAAGGTATTGAAAAAGCAGTTTCTAACGAGTGCGGGCATATACTTTTAATTAATAATGATGTTGAATTCGAACAATCTATGCTTGAAAAACTAATGGATTCAATGAGTAAATGCAATTGCGATGTGATTGTCCCAAAAATGATATATCATGACAATAAATCATTAATATGGTTTGCAGGTGGTTATTTTAGCAAATGGAAAGGTTATTCAAACTACCATATTGGAATGAATGAACATGATAATGGGCAGTATGATTATCAAAAACAAATACAATATGCACCAACATGTTGTATGTTAATTAAGAAGTGTGTTTTTGACATAGTCGGAATCATGGACGAAAAGTATTTTGTTTACTTCGATGATACTGACTTTTGTTATAGGCTATACAAACATAATATATCCATGTACTATTACCCACATATTGATTTCTATCATAAAGTAAGCAGTTTAACCGGTGGTCTTGAAAGTCACTTTACAATAAGACATATGATACGAAATAAAGTTTATTATTTACTGAAACAGAATAATGTTCTCAAATATATTTATTGTGTTCTATTTTATATTAAGACCATTACATGTTTTGTATTCTCAAAAAGATTTAAAAAAAACTATGACGTATTTAAATTGATAAATTTAAGCTTTGTTGAGGGCTTTTATTTATAA
- a CDS encoding acyltransferase: MFKYNAYDYLNKLSNLYVTIKTSLFYKLFVKHMGRRCLINKPILFSGLKNWSLGSRVIIFKNCRIEVLGAYGSQTFSPEFIVGDYTQIHQNAHITCAKNITIGKNVVITSNVTITDINHLYDDIEIPINLQKIEVRPVSIGDQTYIYNNSVILPGVSIGKHCIVAANTVVAQNIPDYCLVAGTPAKLIRRYNHNSNEWEKVS, from the coding sequence ATGTTCAAATACAATGCGTACGATTATCTTAACAAGTTAAGCAATTTATACGTAACCATAAAAACTAGTCTTTTCTATAAATTATTTGTTAAACACATGGGGAGACGATGTTTAATAAATAAGCCGATATTATTTTCAGGTTTAAAGAATTGGTCATTAGGCAGCAGAGTCATAATATTTAAAAATTGCAGAATTGAAGTACTAGGTGCATATGGTTCTCAAACCTTTAGTCCAGAGTTTATTGTTGGCGATTACACTCAAATACATCAAAATGCTCACATAACGTGTGCTAAAAATATTACAATTGGCAAAAATGTTGTTATCACTTCAAACGTTACCATCACAGACATAAATCATTTATATGACGATATTGAAATTCCCATAAATCTACAGAAAATTGAAGTGCGTCCAGTGTCGATCGGTGACCAGACCTACATATACAATAACAGCGTAATTCTTCCAGGGGTTTCAATCGGTAAACATTGTATTGTCGCAGCAAATACTGTGGTCGCACAGAACATACCAGATTATTGTTTAGTAGCAGGAACACCAGCAAAATTAATCAGACGATATAACCACAACTCAAATGAATGGGAGAAAGTATCCTGA
- a CDS encoding sugar 3,4-ketoisomerase, which produces MPLSDCKITDLPKITDPRGNLTFIEGEGRHIPFDIKRVYYLYDVPGGAERGGHGHKALHQLIIAMSGSFDVVLDDGNEKKRFHLNRSYYGLYVRPMIWRELDNFSSGSVCMVLASNLYDEEDYYRDYESFIKAVRGGN; this is translated from the coding sequence ATGCCATTATCGGACTGCAAAATCACTGATTTGCCAAAAATCACTGACCCTCGTGGTAACCTTACCTTCATTGAAGGGGAAGGAAGGCATATTCCTTTCGACATCAAACGCGTCTACTATCTCTACGATGTTCCAGGTGGTGCAGAACGTGGTGGACATGGGCACAAGGCATTGCACCAGTTGATTATCGCCATGTCCGGTAGTTTTGATGTCGTACTGGATGACGGCAATGAAAAGAAGCGCTTTCATCTTAATCGATCTTACTACGGCCTGTATGTTCGCCCAATGATTTGGCGTGAACTTGACAATTTCTCATCCGGGTCAGTCTGCATGGTCCTGGCGTCAAATCTCTATGATGAAGAAGATTACTATCGAGACTATGAGTCGTTTATCAAAGCCGTAAGAGGTGGAAATTGA
- a CDS encoding class I SAM-dependent methyltransferase, whose product MNSVIGEKKRLQTISEMSMYSSGVMSTAISYCFKIVSRFINGESILEMGPAEGVMTGLLATLNKKMAIVEGSSLFCDDLRKRFPQAEIVNALFEEFNPSVKFDTIILGHVLEHVNDPVDILSRAKMWLKPDVGRIFAAVPNAHSLHRQAAVVMGILTAEDSLNEMDVHHGHRRVFNPESFRDAFYVAGLNIEVFGGYWLKPVSNKQIEDNWTPQMLDAFMQLGERYPDIAGEIYIVALRNTGS is encoded by the coding sequence ATGAATTCTGTCATTGGTGAAAAAAAAAGATTACAAACCATATCTGAAATGTCGATGTATTCATCTGGCGTGATGTCGACAGCTATCTCATATTGCTTTAAGATTGTCTCTCGATTTATAAATGGTGAATCTATATTAGAAATGGGACCTGCCGAAGGAGTGATGACAGGATTGTTGGCAACCCTTAATAAAAAGATGGCTATAGTGGAAGGATCTAGCCTCTTTTGTGATGATCTAAGAAAACGTTTTCCTCAGGCAGAAATTGTGAATGCGCTTTTTGAGGAATTTAATCCATCAGTGAAATTTGACACCATCATCCTCGGTCATGTGCTTGAACATGTAAATGATCCGGTTGATATTCTTTCTCGCGCAAAAATGTGGCTTAAGCCTGATGTCGGTCGCATTTTTGCAGCGGTACCCAACGCGCACTCATTGCACCGTCAGGCTGCAGTAGTCATGGGTATTCTGACAGCGGAAGATTCTTTAAATGAAATGGATGTTCATCATGGTCATCGTAGAGTGTTCAATCCTGAATCGTTTCGAGATGCTTTCTATGTAGCAGGATTGAATATTGAAGTCTTTGGTGGCTACTGGTTGAAACCGGTTTCCAACAAGCAAATCGAAGACAATTGGACACCGCAGATGCTCGATGCGTTCATGCAACTTGGTGAACGTTACCCAGATATCGCTGGCGAAATATACATTGTTGCTTTACGTAATACGGGTAGTTAA